A single Phragmites australis chromosome 4, lpPhrAust1.1, whole genome shotgun sequence DNA region contains:
- the LOC133916195 gene encoding mitochondrial import receptor subunit TOM40-1-like isoform X2 encodes MGSLEVPSQSPDTIKVPTAHYEFGANFLDPKLMLIGRVMTDGRLNARVKCDLTDNLTLKVNAQLTHEAHYSQGMFNLDYKGTDYRAQFQIGNNAFYGANYIQSVTPNLSMGTEIFWLGHQRKSGIGFASRYNTDKMVGTLQVASTGIVALSYVQKVSEKVSLASDFMYNHMSKDVTSSFGYDYLLRQCRLRGKIDSNGVVAAYLEERLNMGVNFLLSAEIDHPKKNYKFGFGMTVGE; translated from the exons ATGGGCTCCTTAGAAGTACCATCTCAGTCACCTGACACTATAAAAGTTCCAACTGCACATTATGAATTTGGTGCCAATTTCTTAGACCCAAAG TTAATGCTCATTGGAAGGGTGATGACTGATGGAAGACTGAATGCTCGTGTGAAATGTGATTTGACAGACAATCTTACGCTAAAAGTAAATGCACAG CTTACCCATGAGGCGCATTACTCCCAAGGAATGTTTAACCTTGATTACAAG GGCACTGACTATCGAGCACAATTTCAAATTGGAAACAATGCATTTTATGGTGCAAATTATATTCAG AGTGTTACACCAAACCTGTCAATGGGAACTGAAATATTCTGGCTTGGCCACCAGAGAAAGTCAGGGATTGGTTTTGCCTCTCGCTATAACACGGATAAAATG GTGGGTACTCTACAGGTCGCAAGCACTGGAATAGTTGCCTTGAGTTATGTCCAGAAAGTTTCCGAGAAG GTTTCCCTCGCATCTGACTTCATGTATAACCACATGTCAAAAGACGTGACTTCCAGCTTTGGTTATGATTACTTGCTTAGGCAG TGCCGTCTAAGAGGCAAAATTGACTCAAATGGTGTTGTTGCTGCATACTTAGAGGAGAGATTGAACATGGGTGTTAACTTCCTTCTTTCTGCAGAG ATTGATCATCCAAAGAAGAACTACAAGTTTGGTTTTGGAATGACTGTAGGAGAGTAA
- the LOC133916197 gene encoding non-specific lipid transfer protein GPI-anchored 2-like isoform X2, with the protein MAPMMPTAALVLLALVAEAALLPPAARAQISAAPWGAPAPALDCTGALLNLSSCLTYVERRSALTRPDKGCCGALAGVVGGDEAACLCVLIAGYGAHGVRVDPVRALALPTICRVDAPPPRLCAALGMPVAEPPGGAAAPESGPDKNVWH; encoded by the exons aTGGCTCCGATGATGCCAACCGCGGCGCTCGTGCTCCTGGCCCTCGTGGCCGAGGCCGCGCTGCTGCCGCCCGCTGCGCGGGCGCAGATATCCGCCGCGCCCTGgggcgcccctgcgcctgcgTTGGACTGCACGGGCGCGCTGCTGAACCTGTCGTCGTGCCTGACGTACGTGGAACGCCGCAGCGCGCTGACGCGGCCGGACAAGGGCTGCTGCGGGGCGCTCGCGGGCGTCGTGGGCGGCGACGAGGCCGCCTGCCTGTGCGTGCTCATCGCCGGGTACGGCGCGCACGGCGTCCGGGTCGATCCCGTGCGCGCGCTCGCGCTGCCCACCATCTGCCGCGTCGACGCGCCCCCGCCAAGGCTCTGCGCCGCGCTCGGCATGCCCGTTGCCGAGCCGCCAGGCGGCGCAGCCGCCCCGGAATCAG GTCCTGACAAAAATGTCTGGCACTGA
- the LOC133916197 gene encoding non-specific lipid transfer protein GPI-anchored 2-like isoform X1, with protein MAPMMPTAALVLLALVAEAALLPPAARAQISAAPWGAPAPALDCTGALLNLSSCLTYVERRSALTRPDKGCCGALAGVVGGDEAACLCVLIAGYGAHGVRVDPVRALALPTICRVDAPPPRLCAALGMPVAEPPGGAAAPESGSDLPTTTPAAAAGNGGPATRPQTSTHLCLVALLHCLILSTLLL; from the exons aTGGCTCCGATGATGCCAACCGCGGCGCTCGTGCTCCTGGCCCTCGTGGCCGAGGCCGCGCTGCTGCCGCCCGCTGCGCGGGCGCAGATATCCGCCGCGCCCTGgggcgcccctgcgcctgcgTTGGACTGCACGGGCGCGCTGCTGAACCTGTCGTCGTGCCTGACGTACGTGGAACGCCGCAGCGCGCTGACGCGGCCGGACAAGGGCTGCTGCGGGGCGCTCGCGGGCGTCGTGGGCGGCGACGAGGCCGCCTGCCTGTGCGTGCTCATCGCCGGGTACGGCGCGCACGGCGTCCGGGTCGATCCCGTGCGCGCGCTCGCGCTGCCCACCATCTGCCGCGTCGACGCGCCCCCGCCAAGGCTCTGCGCCGCGCTCGGCATGCCCGTTGCCGAGCCGCCAGGCGGCGCAGCCGCCCCGGAATCAG GGTCCGACCTACCGACGACGAcaccggcagcggcggcagggAACGGCGGCCCGGCGACGCGCCCACAAACCTCAACGCATCTGTGTCTGGTGGCCCTCCTACACTGCCTCATTCTATCCACACTGCTGCTGTAA
- the LOC133916195 gene encoding mitochondrial import receptor subunit TOM40-1-like isoform X1, with protein MGSVASAAASPPPPPAQPQEGASPYGVGLAGILPPRPEGEVKKEKVDYLNLPCPVPFEEIQREALMSLKPELFEGLRFDFTKGLNQKFSLSHSVFMGSLEVPSQSPDTIKVPTAHYEFGANFLDPKLMLIGRVMTDGRLNARVKCDLTDNLTLKVNAQLTHEAHYSQGMFNLDYKGTDYRAQFQIGNNAFYGANYIQSVTPNLSMGTEIFWLGHQRKSGIGFASRYNTDKMVGTLQVASTGIVALSYVQKVSEKVSLASDFMYNHMSKDVTSSFGYDYLLRQCRLRGKIDSNGVVAAYLEERLNMGVNFLLSAEIDHPKKNYKFGFGMTVGE; from the exons ATGGGATCCGTCGCCTCCGCCGCagcgtcgccgccgcctcccccggcGCAGCCCCAAGAGGGTGCGTCGCCGTATGGAGTCGGACTCGCCGGGATCCTCCCGCCGAGGCCGGAGGGGGAGGTGAAGAAGGAGAAGGTCGACTACCTCAACCTCCCCTGCCCGGTGCCCTTCGAGGAGATCCAGCGCGAGGCCCTGA TGTCGCTGAAGCCTGAACTTTTTGAAGGATTGAGGTTTGACTTCACAAAAGGGTTAAATCAAAAGTTTTCACTTAGCCACAG TGTTTTTATGGGCTCCTTAGAAGTACCATCTCAGTCACCTGACACTATAAAAGTTCCAACTGCACATTATGAATTTGGTGCCAATTTCTTAGACCCAAAG TTAATGCTCATTGGAAGGGTGATGACTGATGGAAGACTGAATGCTCGTGTGAAATGTGATTTGACAGACAATCTTACGCTAAAAGTAAATGCACAG CTTACCCATGAGGCGCATTACTCCCAAGGAATGTTTAACCTTGATTACAAG GGCACTGACTATCGAGCACAATTTCAAATTGGAAACAATGCATTTTATGGTGCAAATTATATTCAG AGTGTTACACCAAACCTGTCAATGGGAACTGAAATATTCTGGCTTGGCCACCAGAGAAAGTCAGGGATTGGTTTTGCCTCTCGCTATAACACGGATAAAATG GTGGGTACTCTACAGGTCGCAAGCACTGGAATAGTTGCCTTGAGTTATGTCCAGAAAGTTTCCGAGAAG GTTTCCCTCGCATCTGACTTCATGTATAACCACATGTCAAAAGACGTGACTTCCAGCTTTGGTTATGATTACTTGCTTAGGCAG TGCCGTCTAAGAGGCAAAATTGACTCAAATGGTGTTGTTGCTGCATACTTAGAGGAGAGATTGAACATGGGTGTTAACTTCCTTCTTTCTGCAGAG ATTGATCATCCAAAGAAGAACTACAAGTTTGGTTTTGGAATGACTGTAGGAGAGTAA